A single Inediibacterium massiliense DNA region contains:
- a CDS encoding GlmL-related ornithine degradation protein — protein MKIDLLVAEIGSTTTVVNAFLGIHTSDPKFLGQGQAPTSVLEGDVTIGLEGAIEDLRKSLNLSSIDYEEMLATSSAAGGLKMSVHGLVYDMTVRAAKEAALGAGAIIHQVTGGKLRRTDIKKIKEISPNLILIAGGVDYGERDTALLNAEMIADSGIKAPIIYAGNIENQEEIREIFKEKENKLYVVENVYPKIDELNIEPTRKVIQDAFEEHIIHAPGMSKVRTMITGPIIPTPGAVMEASKVLQEEIGDLMTLDVGGATTDIHSVTEGSEEISRILISPEPTAKRTVEGDLGVYVNMKNIVDRIGKDVLSKKLNCDVEELIKQHKPIPDTDQLKEFVELLTEEAVLTSVYRHGGKLRNLYGPAGKKTFAEGKDLTNIKWIIGTGGALTRLPHRVEILKQIAKSNKGDYLLPNKEAKILIDDDYIMASLGVLSKKYKEAALILMKKSLGLL, from the coding sequence GATCCTAAATTTTTGGGTCAGGGGCAAGCTCCTACTAGTGTATTAGAAGGAGATGTAACCATTGGTCTTGAAGGAGCTATTGAGGATTTAAGAAAAAGTTTAAACCTATCTAGCATTGATTATGAAGAGATGCTTGCTACAAGTAGTGCAGCAGGGGGACTCAAAATGAGTGTACATGGACTTGTTTATGATATGACAGTTCGTGCTGCAAAAGAAGCTGCATTAGGAGCAGGAGCAATTATTCATCAAGTAACAGGAGGTAAGTTAAGAAGGACAGATATAAAAAAGATAAAAGAAATCAGTCCAAATCTTATATTGATTGCTGGAGGAGTAGATTACGGAGAAAGAGATACAGCCCTTTTGAATGCAGAAATGATTGCTGATTCAGGAATCAAAGCACCTATTATTTATGCAGGTAATATTGAAAATCAAGAAGAAATTCGTGAAATATTTAAAGAGAAAGAAAATAAGCTATATGTTGTAGAGAATGTATATCCTAAAATAGATGAATTAAATATTGAACCTACTAGAAAAGTTATTCAAGATGCATTTGAAGAGCATATTATCCATGCACCGGGCATGAGTAAGGTCAGAACTATGATTACAGGACCAATTATTCCTACTCCTGGGGCAGTTATGGAAGCATCAAAGGTATTGCAAGAAGAGATAGGAGATTTAATGACTCTGGATGTAGGGGGAGCCACAACAGATATTCATTCTGTTACAGAAGGAAGCGAAGAAATCAGCAGAATTTTAATTAGTCCTGAGCCTACTGCAAAAAGAACGGTAGAAGGAGACTTGGGAGTTTATGTAAATATGAAAAATATTGTAGATAGGATTGGAAAAGATGTTTTATCCAAAAAACTAAATTGTGATGTGGAAGAATTAATCAAACAACATAAACCTATTCCAGATACAGATCAACTAAAGGAGTTTGTAGAATTATTGACGGAAGAAGCAGTTTTAACTTCTGTTTATCGCCATGGAGGAAAATTAAGGAATTTATATGGTCCTGCGGGAAAGAAGACATTTGCAGAAGGAAAAGATCTTACCAATATCAAATGGATTATTGGAACTGGAGGAGCACTCACTAGGCTTCCTCATCGGGTAGAAATATTAAAACAAATAGCAAAAAGTAATAAGGGAGATTATTTGCTCCCAAATAAAGAAGCAAAAATACTTATTGATGATGATTATATTATGGCATCTTTAGGAGTTTTATCTAAAAAATATAAAGAAGCTGCTTTAATTTTAATGAAGAAGAGTTTAGGCTTACTATAA
- the orr gene encoding ornithine racemase Orr, whose product MNRCPRIEVDIKKIEHNTKVLVDLCENIQIAGVTKVFCGHEEIAKAIVRGGVNFLADARIENLKKLENINIPKILLRLPMNSQVKEVVTYSDISLNSEIKTIKNLSKEAIKQNKKHKIILMIDLGDLREGIWGDPIDTIKEIKDLEGIEIIGVGTNLTCYGGVIPSEENLGRLIKIREEIEERFNISLSILSGGNSSSLYLIEKGRMPSKINHLRLGEAIVLGRETAYGDKIENTYEDAFTFVAEIIELKEKPSVPIGEIGMDAFGNKPIFEDNGIRKRAILAVGRQDVQTENIIPIDENMKILGASSDHLILDITDAKDKYEAGDEVRFKLSYGGILQLMTSSYINKIIQL is encoded by the coding sequence ATGAATCGATGCCCAAGAATTGAAGTAGACATCAAAAAAATAGAGCATAATACAAAAGTGTTGGTAGATTTATGTGAAAATATTCAAATAGCAGGAGTAACTAAAGTATTTTGTGGACATGAAGAAATTGCAAAGGCCATAGTTAGAGGAGGAGTAAATTTTTTAGCAGATGCTAGAATTGAAAATTTAAAGAAATTAGAAAACATAAATATACCAAAGATTCTTTTAAGACTACCCATGAATAGTCAAGTAAAAGAAGTAGTGACTTATTCAGATATAAGTCTCAATTCTGAAATCAAAACCATAAAAAATCTTTCAAAAGAAGCCATCAAACAAAATAAAAAGCATAAAATTATTTTGATGATAGATTTAGGAGATCTAAGAGAAGGAATATGGGGAGATCCTATAGATACAATAAAAGAAATAAAAGATTTAGAAGGAATAGAAATAATAGGAGTAGGAACCAATCTAACTTGTTATGGAGGAGTTATTCCATCAGAAGAAAATCTTGGTAGATTGATAAAAATTAGGGAAGAAATAGAAGAAAGATTTAATATTTCTTTATCCATTTTATCTGGAGGAAATTCAAGTAGTTTGTATTTAATAGAAAAGGGACGTATGCCATCAAAGATTAATCATTTAAGATTAGGTGAAGCGATTGTATTAGGAAGAGAAACAGCTTATGGAGATAAAATAGAAAATACATATGAAGATGCTTTTACTTTTGTTGCTGAAATTATAGAATTAAAGGAAAAACCTTCTGTTCCTATAGGAGAAATAGGAATGGATGCATTTGGTAATAAACCCATATTTGAAGACAATGGAATTCGAAAAAGAGCTATTTTAGCAGTAGGAAGACAAGATGTTCAAACAGAAAATATTATTCCTATAGATGAAAATATGAAAATTTTAGGAGCAAGTAGTGATCATTTAATATTAGATATAACAGATGCAAAAGACAAATATGAAGCAGGAGATGAAGTAAGATTTAAACTTTCCTATGGAGGAATACTTCAGCTTATGACATCTTCTTATATAAATAAAATCATTCAGTTATAA
- a CDS encoding MaoC family dehydratase, protein MICNESYEKIKIGQKASITKMITEEDVLMFSEISQDINPLHMDKNFAKQSMFKKRIVHGFLVASLISAVLGTKLPGANTIYLSQDLQFLAPAFIGDILTATVTVLEKKDHKNIIILETIVTNKAQKVILKGKAVVKKID, encoded by the coding sequence ATGATCTGTAATGAAAGTTATGAAAAAATAAAAATTGGACAAAAAGCAAGTATTACAAAAATGATTACTGAAGAAGATGTTTTAATGTTCTCTGAAATCAGTCAAGATATCAATCCTCTTCATATGGATAAAAATTTTGCAAAGCAAAGTATGTTTAAAAAAAGAATTGTTCATGGATTTTTAGTAGCATCTCTTATTTCTGCTGTGCTAGGAACAAAGCTTCCAGGTGCGAATACCATCTATTTGAGCCAAGATCTTCAATTTTTAGCACCAGCTTTTATTGGAGATATCTTAACAGCTACTGTAACAGTTTTAGAGAAAAAAGATCATAAAAACATTATTATATTAGAAACGATTGTAACGAACAAAGCACAGAAAGTAATATTAAAGGGAAAAGCAGTTGTAAAGAAAATAGATTAA
- a CDS encoding DUF3343 domain-containing protein: protein MVYEKEKYLIVFTSNYHGYYMEELFRRNNIKNTFRKAPRAVGQSCHTAIYIQEKDLELAIKLVLNSKILPQGIYEIIPRGSLLDYKKLEIKYK from the coding sequence ATGGTGTATGAGAAAGAAAAATATCTTATTGTATTTACATCTAACTACCATGGATACTATATGGAGGAGTTATTTAGAAGAAATAATATTAAAAATACTTTTAGAAAGGCTCCAAGAGCTGTGGGGCAGTCTTGTCATACAGCTATTTATATACAAGAAAAGGATTTGGAATTAGCAATAAAGCTTGTTTTAAATTCTAAAATATTACCTCAAGGTATTTATGAAATCATTCCTAGGGGAAGTCTATTAGATTATAAAAAATTGGAAATTAAATACAAATAG
- a CDS encoding peptidase G2 autoproteolytic cleavage domain-containing protein, which yields MARQGISKRSYIERNSKKAQDQQGAATEANGPYSHSEGIQSIANGDGSHAEGILTKADGAASHAEGFCTHASGEGAHIEGQFGMAKGKASHGEGQLSIAYGESSHAEGQSTKANGAASHSQGTETIVDGNSAHGEGWHTQAEGFASHAQGIESIAKGDGSHAQGWGTKATGICSHSQGMKTSAEGRYSHAQGDETIAKGTCSHAQGYKTTASGMYSHAQGKGTNTNYFCGTHIMGKYGDADAPYSWYIANGISEQIKGIGGKIVGQTGNMDIDGTYGSFYNGYGEMFETIDGKGIDIGYFVTLEGRKIRTANHQDDYILGVTTKNLAVIGGHKELRWRNKYTTDEWGNVQYENTWIAPDQGGNNSYEIIPIVNKQWDENKEYIPRRNREEWIYVGLLGQILVRDDGTCKIDGYCKVNQDGIATNASVGYRVLERISLNQILILLR from the coding sequence TTGGCTAGACAGGGTATCAGTAAGAGATCCTATATAGAAAGAAACAGTAAAAAGGCACAGGATCAACAAGGAGCTGCTACAGAGGCGAATGGACCTTATTCTCATTCAGAAGGAATACAGTCTATTGCAAATGGAGATGGATCTCATGCAGAAGGAATTTTAACAAAAGCAGATGGAGCAGCATCTCATGCAGAAGGGTTTTGTACTCATGCTAGTGGAGAAGGAGCTCATATAGAAGGTCAATTTGGAATGGCAAAGGGAAAGGCTTCACATGGAGAAGGACAATTAAGTATAGCTTATGGAGAATCCTCCCATGCAGAAGGACAATCAACAAAAGCAAATGGAGCAGCATCTCATTCACAAGGTACAGAAACAATAGTAGATGGAAATAGTGCTCATGGAGAAGGATGGCATACTCAAGCAGAAGGATTTGCTTCTCATGCCCAAGGAATTGAAAGCATAGCTAAGGGAGATGGATCCCATGCTCAAGGTTGGGGAACAAAAGCTACAGGGATATGTTCTCATTCTCAAGGCATGAAAACTAGTGCTGAAGGAAGATATTCTCATGCTCAAGGAGATGAGACTATAGCTAAAGGAACATGTTCTCACGCTCAAGGATATAAAACTACTGCCAGTGGTATGTATTCTCATGCTCAAGGAAAGGGAACGAATACCAATTATTTTTGTGGGACACATATTATGGGCAAATATGGAGATGCAGATGCACCTTATTCTTGGTATATAGCCAATGGAATCAGTGAACAAATAAAAGGGATTGGTGGAAAGATAGTAGGGCAAACTGGAAATATGGATATTGATGGAACATATGGGAGCTTTTATAATGGGTATGGAGAAATGTTTGAAACAATAGATGGGAAAGGCATAGATATAGGATATTTTGTAACTTTAGAAGGAAGAAAAATCAGAACAGCAAATCACCAAGATGATTATATTTTAGGGGTTACTACAAAGAATCTAGCTGTAATAGGAGGTCATAAAGAATTAAGATGGAGAAATAAATATACTACAGATGAATGGGGAAATGTTCAATATGAAAATACATGGATTGCACCAGATCAAGGAGGAAACAATTCATATGAAATAATACCCATAGTAAATAAACAATGGGATGAAAATAAAGAATATATACCAAGAAGAAATAGAGAAGAATGGATTTATGTAGGGCTATTAGGGCAAATTCTTGTAAGAGATGATGGTACTTGCAAAATAGATGGATATTGTAAAGTAAATCAGGATGGAATTGCAACAAATGCTTCCGTAGGATATAGAGTATTAGAAAGGATTTCATTGAATCAAATATTAATATTGCTAAGATAG
- a CDS encoding UDP-3-O-(3-hydroxymyristoyl)glucosamine N-acyltransferase — protein sequence MEKRRLSSILQMDKNIKVYKDGIYKSLGFIKEHEKEDLLVFLNDEKYLSDLEKNPNISCVICSENILEKIKDKDIGICIANDPKITFYRLHNDLVKNTEFYGKKFKSQISMTAQIHPTAYISDHNVIIKDGVKIEANVTILNDVYIGENTIIRAGCVIGTEGFQFARIENDILPISHAGKVIIHDHVEFQANCCVSKGIFGEATEIEEKCKFDNLVHIAHGVHMGKRCLVAANAMIAGYTTIGEDVWIGPSASISNMLDIGDEANIKIGAVVTKNVGDRQSVSGNFAIDHDRFISFLKSIR from the coding sequence ATGGAAAAGAGAAGATTATCTTCTATTTTACAAATGGATAAAAATATAAAAGTATATAAGGATGGAATATATAAAAGCTTAGGATTTATAAAGGAACATGAAAAAGAAGACTTATTGGTATTTTTAAATGATGAAAAATATTTATCTGATTTAGAAAAGAATCCTAATATTAGCTGTGTAATTTGTTCTGAAAATATTTTAGAAAAAATAAAAGACAAGGATATAGGTATATGTATAGCCAATGATCCAAAGATTACCTTTTATAGATTGCATAATGATTTAGTAAAAAATACAGAGTTTTATGGAAAAAAGTTTAAAAGCCAAATTAGTATGACGGCACAGATTCATCCAACAGCATATATATCAGATCACAATGTAATTATTAAAGATGGAGTGAAAATAGAGGCAAATGTTACTATATTGAATGATGTATATATTGGAGAAAACACCATTATAAGAGCAGGATGTGTGATCGGAACAGAGGGATTTCAGTTTGCAAGAATAGAAAATGATATTTTACCTATATCTCATGCAGGAAAAGTAATTATTCATGATCATGTAGAATTTCAAGCCAATTGTTGTGTATCTAAAGGAATTTTTGGTGAGGCCACAGAAATTGAAGAGAAATGTAAATTTGATAATTTAGTTCATATTGCTCATGGGGTACATATGGGAAAAAGATGTTTGGTTGCAGCAAATGCTATGATTGCAGGATATACAACTATTGGAGAAGATGTGTGGATTGGACCTTCTGCAAGCATTAGCAATATGCTTGATATAGGAGATGAGGCGAATATAAAGATAGGTGCAGTTGTCACGAAAAATGTAGGAGACAGACAATCTGTTAGTGGAAATTTCGCCATTGATCATGATAGATTTATTTCTTTTTTAAAATCTATTCGATGA
- a CDS encoding CgeB family protein — MRIFFIESSVVWEYLLPQAFKNLGHEIKISGIEGLQTEYHIPQMIHEFQPDLIISMGWGIYQTPQYYHWIAKHILKTNIPHIYWSLEDPDHTDTAVLPYIRTVRPHFVFTICKERVDYFKKLGFKAAHMDYGYLPSIHYKTEPDPKYKCSIAVIANPYPTILNQYPYLYRHQSIKNLITPLIQKNIRVDFWGNDWDLMKDIMGVEIPKDWIHGYLHYLDANKVYSSADIILGLQNKNTQLTQRTYEILGCGGFLITSDTLGVRKIFKPGYDLIASSSPEETIHYIHYYQKHPQERKKIQSQGHTTISQHSYENRILYMLDTLKKEGII, encoded by the coding sequence TTGCGTATATTTTTTATTGAATCTAGTGTAGTATGGGAATACCTACTACCCCAAGCATTTAAAAATTTAGGCCATGAAATAAAAATTTCTGGAATAGAAGGTCTACAGACAGAGTATCATATTCCTCAAATGATTCATGAATTTCAGCCTGATCTTATCATCTCTATGGGATGGGGAATTTATCAAACTCCTCAATATTATCATTGGATTGCCAAACATATTCTAAAGACAAATATTCCTCATATTTACTGGTCCTTAGAAGATCCTGATCATACAGATACAGCGGTACTTCCTTATATAAGAACTGTTCGTCCTCATTTTGTATTCACTATCTGTAAAGAAAGAGTGGATTATTTTAAAAAATTAGGATTTAAAGCAGCTCATATGGACTATGGATATCTTCCTAGTATTCATTATAAGACAGAGCCTGATCCTAAATATAAGTGTTCTATTGCAGTCATTGCCAATCCTTATCCTACTATATTGAACCAATATCCTTATCTTTATCGTCATCAATCCATAAAAAATTTAATTACCCCATTGATTCAAAAAAATATAAGGGTTGACTTTTGGGGAAATGATTGGGATTTGATGAAAGATATTATGGGTGTTGAAATTCCAAAGGATTGGATTCACGGATATTTACATTATTTAGATGCAAACAAAGTTTATTCTTCTGCTGATATCATTTTAGGTCTCCAAAATAAAAATACACAGCTTACTCAAAGAACTTATGAAATACTAGGTTGTGGAGGATTTTTAATAACCTCTGACACCTTAGGTGTAAGGAAAATCTTCAAACCTGGATACGATCTCATTGCTTCTTCATCTCCTGAAGAAACAATTCATTATATCCATTATTATCAAAAACATCCACAAGAAAGAAAAAAAATACAATCACAAGGTCATACTACTATATCACAACATTCCTATGAAAATAGGATACTCTATATGTTAGATACTTTAAAAAAAGAGGGTATTATTTAA
- a CDS encoding Gfo/Idh/MocA family protein, with translation MNNLNIGIIGAGNMGQKHIQLCKEIKNINLVGFFDIDHKKAKEISEQLDTPFFSEINDLLKKIDAVIICVPTSFHFKYGILCAKKQKHILMEKPICKTPDEAKKLIDLCKENKIILQVGHIERFNPVIDELSKILKDEEIISLEFRRLSPYTNRISDTDVIHDLMIHDIDIMHYIITSSIKNIFAQGQSIYSHESIDYAQALIEYENHILVSLTASRITEEKIRELVIHTKNTYIDVDFLKRSITISRYSHINNQKKYSLDGIVENIYIPDKNPLKNEIVSFVTSIQMNKSPFVDGNDGLNNLITANKILSKIKKCKISIL, from the coding sequence ATGAATAATTTAAATATAGGGATTATAGGAGCAGGAAACATGGGACAAAAACATATACAACTCTGTAAAGAAATAAAGAATATCAATTTAGTAGGATTTTTTGATATAGATCATAAAAAAGCAAAAGAAATATCAGAACAATTAGATACCCCTTTTTTTTCAGAAATAAATGATCTCTTAAAAAAAATAGATGCTGTCATTATTTGTGTTCCTACTTCTTTTCACTTTAAATATGGCATATTATGTGCAAAGAAACAAAAGCATATTTTAATGGAAAAACCTATTTGCAAAACTCCTGATGAAGCCAAAAAATTAATAGATCTATGCAAAGAAAATAAAATCATTCTGCAAGTTGGCCACATTGAGAGATTTAATCCAGTCATAGATGAGCTTTCAAAGATTCTAAAGGATGAAGAAATTATCTCTTTAGAATTTAGGAGACTTAGCCCTTATACCAATAGAATCTCTGACACAGATGTCATTCATGATCTTATGATTCATGATATAGATATTATGCACTATATTATAACTTCTTCTATAAAAAATATCTTTGCACAAGGCCAATCTATTTATAGCCATGAATCCATAGATTATGCCCAAGCTCTTATTGAATATGAAAATCATATTTTAGTTAGTCTTACAGCTAGTCGTATTACAGAAGAAAAGATACGAGAACTTGTAATTCATACAAAGAATACCTATATTGATGTAGACTTTCTAAAAAGATCCATAACTATTTCAAGATATTCTCATATAAATAATCAAAAAAAATATTCTCTAGATGGAATTGTAGAGAATATTTATATCCCTGATAAAAATCCTCTAAAAAATGAGATTGTTTCCTTTGTAACAAGTATACAAATGAATAAATCTCCTTTTGTAGATGGAAATGATGGTCTTAATAATTTAATCACTGCAAATAAAATTTTAAGTAAAATTAAAAAATGTAAAATCTCTATCTTGTGA
- a CDS encoding DegT/DnrJ/EryC1/StrS family aminotransferase, with translation MIPIAKPSIGTEEIFHVQQVLKSGNIASGQVVSDFENDFATYFKMPYGVATSSGTTALHAAIIACNIKKGDKIITTPFTFAATANSLLFEGAIPIFADIDPNTFNIDVNHVEELLKVHKDIKGILIVHLFGLPCNMDRIMELVKKYNLLLIEDCAQAHGAKYNDQYVGTFGTTSAYSFYPTKNMTTGEGGMILTKDKSIYENIQRIISHGQKERYLHTQLGYNFRMTNIAAALGIEQLNKLNDFNDKRKENAKFYNENIKNNQITLPFVPSKCDPVYHQYTVKVKNRTSFIKHLEENNIGYGIYYPIPLNTQPYYKELGYDPTTTPIALQISQEVVSIPVHPLLSKEEILKIIEVINLYE, from the coding sequence ATGATTCCAATTGCAAAGCCCAGTATTGGAACTGAAGAAATATTTCATGTACAACAAGTACTAAAAAGTGGAAATATAGCATCCGGTCAAGTCGTTTCAGATTTTGAAAATGATTTTGCAACTTATTTTAAAATGCCTTATGGAGTAGCCACATCATCTGGAACAACAGCTCTTCATGCAGCTATCATTGCATGTAATATCAAAAAAGGAGACAAGATTATTACCACACCTTTTACTTTTGCAGCTACCGCCAACAGTTTATTATTTGAAGGAGCCATCCCTATTTTTGCTGATATTGATCCTAATACATTCAATATAGATGTAAATCATGTAGAAGAACTTCTAAAAGTTCATAAAGATATCAAAGGCATATTGATTGTACACTTATTTGGACTTCCTTGTAATATGGACAGGATTATGGAGCTTGTAAAAAAATACAATTTACTTCTCATAGAAGATTGTGCTCAAGCTCATGGAGCAAAATATAATGATCAATATGTAGGAACCTTTGGCACTACATCTGCTTATAGCTTTTACCCCACTAAAAATATGACCACTGGAGAAGGTGGCATGATTCTTACAAAGGATAAAAGTATTTATGAAAATATACAAAGAATCATCAGTCATGGTCAAAAAGAAAGGTATCTTCATACACAGCTTGGTTATAACTTTAGAATGACAAATATTGCTGCAGCTTTAGGAATTGAACAATTAAATAAATTAAATGATTTTAATGATAAAAGAAAAGAAAATGCCAAATTTTATAATGAAAATATAAAAAATAATCAAATCACACTTCCTTTTGTACCTTCTAAGTGTGATCCTGTATATCATCAATATACAGTAAAAGTAAAAAATCGCACTTCATTCATAAAACATTTAGAAGAAAATAATATTGGATATGGCATTTATTATCCTATTCCACTCAATACTCAACCTTATTATAAAGAGCTTGGATATGATCCTACAACTACTCCTATTGCCCTTCAAATCAGTCAAGAAGTGGTATCTATCCCCGTTCATCCTCTTTTATCTAAAGAGGAAATTTTAAAAATTATTGAGGTCATTAATCTTTATGAATAA
- a CDS encoding glycosyltransferase family 4 protein — protein sequence MKVLFQIRKDYLKNPAGDTVIFNNLRKNLIQLGIKVDAYTDCNIDLQKYDMIHIFNTIRVRETYEFIRHAKKNEKKIILTPIYWDLKEYFKTTGQSEKLKFWEMSEKKRAFIFKNCDMYLPHCQEEAELIIKKYDCNTPYKVIPYGIDENFNKGETHYLKQKYGIDEYILCVGRIHIQKNQLGLIKAFQREKIPIVLVGGVNDDIYLRKCMKEAGENIYFIKNTQRSHLPSIYKSAKVHVLPSFLEYPGLVNLEAGIAGCNVITTQIGTAKSILKDFADYCNPYEINSIYKETMKAYEKKKNTQLQEFIKEHYTWEKIGFTVKQIYETMIST from the coding sequence ATGAAAGTATTATTCCAAATTAGAAAAGATTATTTAAAAAATCCAGCTGGAGATACTGTGATTTTTAACAATTTAAGAAAAAATTTGATTCAACTAGGAATAAAAGTAGATGCATATACAGATTGTAACATTGATTTACAAAAATATGATATGATCCATATTTTTAATACCATAAGAGTAAGAGAAACTTATGAATTTATTAGACATGCTAAAAAAAATGAAAAAAAAATTATACTTACTCCTATATATTGGGATTTAAAAGAATATTTCAAAACAACAGGGCAGAGTGAAAAACTAAAGTTTTGGGAAATGAGCGAAAAAAAAAGAGCGTTTATTTTCAAAAATTGTGATATGTATTTGCCTCATTGTCAAGAAGAAGCAGAACTGATTATTAAAAAATATGATTGTAATACACCTTATAAAGTGATTCCTTATGGAATAGATGAAAACTTTAATAAGGGAGAGACTCATTATTTAAAACAAAAATACGGAATAGATGAGTATATTCTATGTGTAGGAAGAATTCATATTCAGAAAAATCAATTAGGTCTTATCAAAGCTTTTCAAAGAGAAAAAATTCCTATCGTACTGGTAGGAGGAGTCAATGATGATATATATTTAAGAAAATGTATGAAAGAAGCAGGAGAAAATATATATTTTATAAAAAATACGCAAAGGAGTCATCTGCCTTCTATTTATAAAAGTGCAAAGGTTCATGTCCTTCCTAGTTTTTTAGAATATCCAGGATTGGTAAACTTAGAGGCAGGGATTGCAGGATGTAATGTGATTACTACTCAAATAGGAACTGCAAAATCTATTTTAAAGGATTTTGCAGATTATTGTAATCCTTACGAAATCAATTCTATTTATAAAGAAACCATGAAAGCTTATGAAAAGAAGAAGAATACTCAACTACAAGAGTTCATAAAAGAACATTATACATGGGAAAAAATAGGATTCACTGTAAAACAGATTTATGAGACGATGATATCTACATAA
- a CDS encoding ABC transporter permease has product MEIVMSVLAQSLILSIMVLGVYISYKILDFPDLSADGSFTLGGAIIAVMLKGGTSPIVGSLLAIVAGAIAGLLTGILHVKLRISNLLSGILVMGILYSFNLRIMGKANIPIFSETNIFYHFNPFMIAVIFVVIIKIFIDLFLKTGLGYTLKGVGDNPQMIQSLGIEIGKIKILGMMISNGLIAFSGSMMAQYQGFTDISMGIGTLVLGIASIIIGTSIIKKTKLIQETTLVIIGTLIYQITIYFAMNIGLTPVDLKMITSLVIIIFLAISGMKNKRGEVDCKC; this is encoded by the coding sequence ATGGAAATAGTAATGAGTGTATTGGCACAAAGTCTAATTTTATCCATTATGGTGTTAGGGGTGTATATAAGTTATAAAATTTTAGATTTTCCAGATTTATCTGCAGATGGAAGCTTTACTTTAGGAGGAGCAATAATAGCTGTGATGTTAAAGGGGGGGACATCTCCAATTGTAGGAAGTTTATTGGCTATAGTAGCTGGAGCAATAGCAGGACTATTAACAGGAATACTTCATGTAAAACTTAGAATATCGAATTTACTTTCTGGAATTTTAGTGATGGGAATTTTGTATTCATTCAATTTAAGGATTATGGGAAAAGCGAATATTCCTATTTTCAGCGAAACAAATATATTTTATCATTTTAATCCTTTTATGATTGCTGTTATATTTGTTGTTATCATTAAAATTTTTATAGACCTATTTTTAAAAACAGGATTGGGATATACATTAAAGGGTGTTGGAGATAATCCTCAGATGATTCAATCATTAGGAATAGAAATAGGAAAAATTAAAATATTAGGCATGATGATCTCTAATGGACTGATTGCATTTTCAGGGAGTATGATGGCACAATACCAAGGATTTACAGATATATCTATGGGTATAGGGACACTTGTATTGGGAATAGCATCTATCATTATTGGAACATCAATCATAAAAAAGACAAAATTGATACAGGAGACAACTTTAGTAATAATAGGTACATTGATTTATCAAATTACTATATATTTTGCTATGAATATAGGACTTACTCCAGTTGATTTAAAGATGATTACATCTTTAGTAATAATTATATTTTTAGCCATTAGTGGAATGAAAAACAAAAGAGGGGAGGTGGATTGCAAATGTTAA